A region from the Pseudomonas promysalinigenes genome encodes:
- the mltG gene encoding endolytic transglycosylase MltG, producing the protein MRRKFLLLLEMGLILAGLALGWSAWKLHSVLEQPLHVAQERLLDVPNGTNPNRMFYRMQAEGLLDDAVWLRLYWRFNMAGTPLHTGEYRLTPGMTVAQLFDAWRRGDVVQYNLTLVEGWTFRQVRAAVARHEKIKHTLDGLSDAEVMDKLGHTGVFPEGRFFPDTYRFVRGMSDVELLQQAYMRLDEVLAKEWAERTTDLPYRDPYQALIMASLVEKETGIPQERGQIAGVFVRRLRLGMMLQTDPTVIYGMGERYNGKITRADLREPTPYNTYTMTGLPPTPIAMVGREAIHAALNPADGTSLYFVARGDGSHVFSDDLDDHNSAVREFQLKRRADYRSSPAPQSAPAGTAEPAEQDAAGEAAPADAPTPHDQH; encoded by the coding sequence GTGAGACGCAAATTCCTGCTGCTGCTGGAAATGGGCTTGATTCTCGCCGGCCTCGCCCTGGGCTGGTCGGCGTGGAAGCTCCACTCTGTCCTGGAGCAGCCCCTGCATGTGGCGCAAGAGCGCCTGCTCGATGTGCCCAATGGCACCAACCCCAATCGCATGTTCTATCGCATGCAGGCCGAGGGCCTGTTGGACGATGCTGTGTGGCTGCGCCTTTACTGGCGCTTCAATATGGCGGGTACGCCGCTGCATACCGGTGAGTACCGGCTCACGCCGGGTATGACCGTGGCACAGCTGTTCGATGCCTGGCGCCGTGGCGACGTGGTGCAGTACAACCTGACGCTGGTCGAAGGTTGGACCTTCCGCCAGGTGCGCGCCGCAGTGGCCAGGCATGAAAAGATCAAACACACGCTCGATGGATTGTCCGATGCCGAGGTGATGGATAAGCTCGGCCACACGGGTGTTTTCCCTGAAGGCCGTTTCTTCCCTGACACCTACCGCTTCGTGCGCGGCATGAGCGATGTGGAACTGCTGCAGCAGGCCTATATGCGCCTGGACGAAGTGCTGGCCAAGGAGTGGGCAGAGCGTACGACGGACTTGCCCTACCGCGACCCGTATCAGGCACTGATCATGGCCTCGCTGGTGGAAAAGGAAACCGGCATCCCCCAGGAGCGTGGGCAAATTGCCGGAGTATTCGTACGCCGCCTGCGCCTGGGCATGATGCTGCAGACCGACCCGACGGTCATCTACGGCATGGGTGAGCGCTACAACGGCAAGATCACCCGCGCCGACCTGCGTGAACCGACACCCTATAACACCTACACCATGACCGGGTTGCCGCCTACACCCATTGCCATGGTCGGGCGTGAGGCAATTCATGCCGCGCTCAACCCAGCCGATGGCACTAGCTTGTATTTTGTTGCTCGTGGCGACGGCAGCCATGTTTTTTCCGATGACCTGGACGATCACAACTCGGCGGTGCGCGAGTTCCAGCTCAAACGTCGCGCGGATTACCGCTCCAGCCCGGCACCGCAAAGTGCGCCTGCTGGCACTGCCGAACCTGCAGAGCAGGATGCCGCCGGCGAAGCTGCACCGGCAGATGCGCCAACGCCCCACGACCAACACTAA
- the rpmF gene encoding 50S ribosomal protein L32: protein MAVQQNKKSRSARDMRRSHDALSENALSVEKTTGEVHLRHHVSPEGVYRGRKVIDKGADE, encoded by the coding sequence ATGGCTGTTCAGCAGAACAAAAAATCCCGCTCTGCCCGTGACATGCGCCGTTCGCACGACGCTCTGTCGGAAAACGCGCTGTCGGTAGAAAAAACCACCGGTGAAGTACACCTGCGTCACCACGTTTCGCCAGAAGGCGTATACCGTGGTCGCAAAGTGATCGACAAGGGCGCTGACGAGTAA
- the tmk gene encoding dTMP kinase, which translates to MSGLFITLEGPEGAGKSTNRDYLAARLGEQGLDVVLTREPGGTPLAEKVRELLLAPSDELMAADTELLLVFAARAQHLAQVIRPALARGAVVLCDRFTDATYAYQGGGRGLSVARIAELERFVQGDLRPDLTLVFDLPVEVGLARAAARGRLDRFEQEGQAFFEAVRQAYLQRAQAEPRRYTLLDAAQPLEAVQRAIDILLPAIVERCRG; encoded by the coding sequence GTGAGCGGCTTGTTTATTACTTTGGAAGGCCCCGAAGGCGCGGGCAAGAGCACCAACCGTGATTACCTGGCCGCGCGCCTGGGGGAGCAGGGCCTGGACGTGGTCCTGACGCGCGAGCCTGGCGGGACCCCGCTGGCCGAGAAGGTCCGTGAGCTGTTGTTGGCGCCCAGTGATGAGCTGATGGCGGCAGATACTGAACTACTGTTGGTGTTCGCTGCCCGTGCCCAGCACCTGGCCCAGGTGATTCGCCCGGCCTTGGCCCGTGGTGCCGTTGTCTTGTGCGATCGATTTACCGACGCTACCTATGCCTACCAAGGTGGTGGCCGTGGGTTGTCCGTGGCGCGTATCGCTGAGCTTGAGCGCTTCGTGCAGGGTGATCTGCGCCCGGACCTGACCCTGGTCTTCGATTTGCCAGTTGAAGTCGGCCTGGCCCGTGCCGCTGCGCGTGGTCGCCTGGATCGTTTCGAGCAGGAGGGGCAAGCGTTCTTCGAGGCCGTGCGCCAAGCCTATTTGCAGCGCGCCCAGGCCGAGCCGCGACGCTATACCCTGCTCGATGCGGCGCAGCCGCTCGAAGCGGTACAGCGCGCTATCGATATTCTGCTGCCCGCTATCGTGGAGCGCTGCCGTGGCTGA
- the acpP gene encoding acyl carrier protein, translating to MSTIEERVKKIVAEQLGVKEEEVTAEKSFVDDLGADSLDTVELVMALEEEFETEIPDEEAEKITTVQAAIDYVKNHQA from the coding sequence ATGAGCACCATCGAAGAACGCGTCAAGAAAATCGTCGCCGAGCAACTGGGCGTCAAGGAAGAGGAAGTGACTGCTGAGAAGTCCTTCGTCGATGACCTGGGTGCCGATTCGCTTGACACCGTTGAGCTGGTGATGGCTCTGGAAGAGGAATTCGAGACCGAAATCCCTGACGAAGAAGCCGAGAAGATCACTACCGTTCAAGCTGCAATCGACTACGTCAAGAACCACCAGGCTTAA
- a CDS encoding Maf family protein: MLPLLLASSSAYRRELLARLRLPFTWASPDIDERRLADEPATQLVQRLARQKAEALAEDHRQHLIIGSDQVAVLGEQIIGKPHTFERACEQLLESSGQQVTFLTGLALLNTASGQCQVDCVPFTVTMRELSRERVERYVRAEQPLDCAGSFKAEGLGVSLFQSTHGCDSTSLIGLPLIRLVDMLTREGVAVP, translated from the coding sequence ATGCTGCCTTTGTTGCTGGCTTCCAGCTCTGCTTACCGGCGCGAACTGCTCGCGCGCCTGCGCCTGCCCTTCACCTGGGCCAGCCCCGATATAGATGAACGACGCCTGGCTGACGAGCCCGCCACGCAGCTGGTTCAGCGCCTAGCGAGGCAGAAAGCCGAAGCGCTTGCCGAGGATCACCGCCAGCATCTGATCATTGGCTCAGACCAGGTGGCAGTGCTGGGTGAGCAGATCATCGGCAAGCCACACACCTTCGAGCGCGCCTGCGAGCAACTGCTCGAGTCCAGCGGCCAGCAAGTGACCTTCCTGACCGGGCTGGCACTGCTCAATACAGCGAGCGGGCAATGCCAGGTCGACTGCGTGCCGTTCACGGTAACGATGCGCGAATTGAGTAGGGAGCGTGTCGAGCGGTACGTGAGGGCAGAGCAGCCATTGGATTGCGCCGGCAGCTTCAAGGCCGAGGGCCTGGGAGTGAGTTTATTTCAGAGCACCCATGGGTGCGATTCGACGAGCTTGATCGGGCTGCCGCTGATTCGGCTGGTGGATATGCTGACCCGTGAAGGCGTGGCTGTTCCCTAG
- the fabD gene encoding ACP S-malonyltransferase yields the protein MSASLAFVFPGQGSQSLGMLKELGAEKPVIIETFKEASEALGYDLWDLVQNGPEEKLNQTDKTQPAILTASIALWRLWLEEGGAQPAFVSGHSLGEYSALVAAGSLTLKDAVRLVERRGQLMQEAVPAGHGAMAAILGLDDAVVVEICAKAAEDQVVSAVNFNSPGQVVIAGNKAAVDRAIELCKEAGAKRALPLAVSVPSHCALMKPAAERFAEAVNAIEWKAPQIPVVQNVTAAIAADLDALKQDLLAQLYQPVRWVECVQTLAANGAVNLVECGPGKVLAGLNKRCAEGVTTYNLNTPDAVAATRAALA from the coding sequence ATGTCTGCATCCCTCGCATTCGTCTTCCCCGGTCAAGGTTCCCAATCCCTGGGCATGCTCAAAGAGCTGGGCGCCGAAAAGCCGGTGATCATCGAGACCTTCAAGGAGGCCTCCGAAGCTCTGGGCTACGACCTTTGGGACCTGGTCCAGAATGGACCGGAAGAAAAGCTCAATCAAACCGACAAGACCCAGCCGGCTATTCTTACCGCCTCGATCGCCCTGTGGCGCCTGTGGCTCGAAGAAGGCGGCGCGCAGCCAGCTTTCGTTTCCGGGCATAGCCTGGGTGAGTACAGTGCACTGGTCGCCGCTGGCAGCCTGACCCTCAAGGACGCGGTGCGTCTGGTCGAGCGCCGTGGCCAGCTGATGCAGGAAGCCGTACCTGCAGGTCACGGCGCCATGGCGGCCATCCTTGGCCTGGATGACGCGGTGGTAGTCGAGATCTGCGCCAAGGCCGCCGAAGATCAAGTGGTCAGTGCGGTGAACTTCAACTCCCCTGGCCAGGTGGTGATCGCCGGCAACAAGGCTGCAGTGGACCGTGCCATCGAACTGTGCAAAGAGGCGGGCGCCAAGCGTGCTCTGCCGCTGGCGGTCAGTGTGCCGTCGCACTGTGCGCTGATGAAGCCTGCCGCCGAGCGTTTCGCCGAGGCGGTCAACGCCATCGAGTGGAAGGCCCCGCAGATTCCAGTGGTGCAGAACGTCACCGCGGCCATCGCCGCCGACCTCGATGCGCTCAAGCAAGACCTGTTGGCGCAACTGTATCAGCCCGTGCGCTGGGTTGAGTGCGTGCAGACCTTGGCCGCCAATGGCGCGGTGAACCTGGTGGAGTGCGGCCCGGGCAAGGTGCTGGCCGGCTTGAACAAGCGTTGCGCCGAGGGCGTGACCACTTACAACCTCAATACCCCTGATGCTGTCGCCGCCACCCGTGCGGCGCTGGCCTGA
- the pabC gene encoding aminodeoxychorismate lyase: MHCWVDGQDATAINLQNRGLAYGDGLFETIAVRGGRASLLDGHLARLALGCKRLAIDADLALVGDEIQRFARQLGDGVAKLVLTRGDSQRGYAPAAGVAPRRILQGAPLPSYPAEHAEHGVRLFPCQTRLGEQPLLAGLKHLNRLEQVLARAEWQDGEHAEGLMRDGQGRVVEGVYSNLFMVSAGVLVTADLSRCGVAGVMRGALLEHAPRMGMPTQVRDIAFEELQQADEVFVCNSVYGVWPVRAVGALNWSPGPLTRKLQAVARTLLDT, translated from the coding sequence ATGCACTGCTGGGTCGACGGCCAGGACGCTACTGCAATCAATCTGCAGAACCGCGGCCTGGCCTACGGTGATGGGCTGTTCGAGACCATCGCCGTGCGTGGTGGGCGTGCCAGCCTGCTGGACGGGCATCTGGCCCGCTTGGCCCTGGGGTGCAAGCGCCTGGCAATCGATGCAGACCTGGCGCTGGTAGGTGACGAAATCCAACGCTTCGCTCGCCAGCTGGGTGACGGTGTTGCCAAGCTGGTTCTCACCCGCGGTGACAGCCAGCGCGGGTATGCGCCCGCTGCCGGTGTTGCGCCGCGGCGTATCCTGCAGGGCGCGCCACTGCCCAGCTATCCTGCCGAGCACGCCGAGCATGGCGTTAGGTTGTTCCCCTGCCAAACCCGGCTTGGGGAACAACCGTTGCTGGCTGGGCTCAAACATCTCAATCGCCTTGAGCAAGTGCTGGCCCGTGCCGAATGGCAGGACGGCGAACATGCCGAAGGCTTGATGCGGGATGGGCAGGGCAGGGTGGTCGAGGGGGTGTACAGCAACCTGTTCATGGTAAGTGCTGGCGTGCTGGTAACGGCCGATCTCAGCCGTTGCGGTGTTGCCGGTGTGATGCGTGGTGCCCTGCTGGAGCATGCGCCGCGCATGGGCATGCCAACCCAGGTTCGTGACATCGCCTTCGAAGAACTGCAGCAGGCTGATGAAGTGTTCGTCTGCAATAGTGTCTACGGTGTCTGGCCGGTGCGTGCAGTTGGCGCGCTCAACTGGTCGCCGGGGCCACTCACCCGTAAACTGCAGGCCGTTGCTCGTACGTTACTGGATACCTGA
- the plsX gene encoding phosphate acyltransferase PlsX, with amino-acid sequence MSAQIIAIDAMGGDFGPRSIVQASIACLSATPSLHLTLVGQPSLLEELVSGLSAADRARLQIVAASEVIDMDERPSQALRGKPDSSMRIALELVRDGKAQACVSAGNTGALMALSRFVLKTLPGIDRPAMVAAIPTQSGYCQLLDLGANVDCSADNLYQFAVMGSVAAQALGIHRPRVALLNIGTEDIKGNQQVKLAAGLLQDARGLNYVGFVEGDGLYRGEADVVVCDGFVGNILLKSSEGLATMIGQRIEQLFKGGALSRIAGVLAMPLLKRLQADLAPARHNGASFLGLQGIVIKSHGSAGVQGFQSAIQRALIEIQENLPRRLHGRLEDLLP; translated from the coding sequence TTGTCCGCTCAGATCATCGCGATCGACGCAATGGGCGGGGACTTCGGTCCCCGCAGCATTGTCCAGGCTAGCATTGCTTGCCTTTCGGCTACCCCTTCGCTGCACCTGACCCTCGTCGGTCAACCCTCCCTCCTTGAAGAACTGGTCAGCGGCCTATCAGCTGCGGATCGCGCGCGCCTGCAGATTGTCGCCGCCAGTGAGGTGATTGACATGGACGAGCGGCCATCCCAAGCGTTGCGTGGTAAACCGGATTCGTCGATGCGCATTGCCCTCGAACTGGTGCGTGACGGCAAGGCTCAGGCCTGCGTCAGTGCCGGCAATACCGGCGCGCTGATGGCGTTGTCGCGTTTCGTGCTCAAGACCCTGCCAGGTATCGACCGGCCGGCCATGGTCGCGGCAATCCCTACGCAGTCAGGCTATTGCCAGTTGCTCGACCTGGGTGCCAACGTGGATTGCAGTGCCGATAATCTGTACCAGTTTGCGGTGATGGGCTCGGTGGCGGCCCAGGCCTTGGGTATCCACAGGCCGCGGGTCGCTTTGCTGAACATCGGTACCGAGGACATCAAGGGGAATCAGCAGGTCAAGCTGGCAGCCGGCTTGCTGCAGGATGCCCGTGGCCTCAATTATGTTGGTTTCGTCGAGGGTGACGGCCTGTATCGTGGCGAAGCGGATGTGGTGGTGTGCGACGGCTTCGTTGGCAACATCCTGCTCAAGTCCAGCGAAGGCCTTGCTACCATGATTGGTCAGCGTATCGAACAATTGTTCAAGGGCGGCGCGTTGTCGCGGATAGCTGGGGTATTGGCGATGCCGCTGCTCAAGCGCCTGCAGGCTGACCTCGCGCCAGCGCGGCACAATGGCGCAAGCTTTCTCGGCCTGCAGGGCATCGTTATCAAAAGCCATGGTTCGGCGGGCGTCCAAGGGTTTCAAAGCGCGATCCAGCGGGCGCTGATCGAGATCCAGGAAAACCTCCCACGGCGGCTGCATGGCCGGCTTGAAGACCTGTTACCTTAG
- a CDS encoding YceD family protein: MLNDPIPPHVDPRKLADRGVSITGTLQLADLERLCDPLSDDVGTVQAKFDFERDEQHVVVIHSELDVEVKMVCQRCLELVTLPIHSECTYAVVKEGANTQSLPKGYDVLELGEDPLDLQALVEEELLLALPIVPAHHPEECQQPAGADEPDSSKDEVSRSNPFSVLAQLKRDPNV, from the coding sequence ATGTTGAATGACCCGATTCCACCTCACGTTGACCCGCGCAAATTAGCCGATCGAGGCGTATCCATCACTGGTACGCTGCAACTCGCTGATTTGGAAAGACTCTGCGACCCGCTTTCCGACGATGTCGGTACGGTGCAGGCGAAGTTCGATTTTGAACGAGATGAACAGCACGTGGTGGTTATCCACAGCGAGCTGGACGTCGAAGTCAAAATGGTTTGCCAGCGTTGTCTTGAGCTGGTCACCCTGCCGATCCATAGCGAGTGTACTTACGCTGTGGTGAAGGAGGGTGCGAATACCCAGTCGTTGCCGAAAGGCTATGACGTGCTGGAACTGGGCGAAGATCCTTTGGATCTGCAGGCTTTGGTCGAGGAGGAGCTGCTGCTCGCCTTGCCTATCGTGCCTGCTCATCATCCGGAAGAATGCCAGCAGCCGGCGGGCGCAGACGAGCCCGACTCGAGCAAGGACGAGGTATCGCGGTCCAACCCGTTCAGTGTTTTGGCGCAGTTAAAGCGTGACCCAAACGTTTAG
- a CDS encoding S49 family peptidase → MADEWKAPVNETEEERLAREAREARNEEVRVEQKSWKLLEKTLLAGVQEQRRARRWGIFFKLLTFVYLFGILVLFTPLMDMDAAASRSGNHTALVEVRGVIADQEAASADNLIKSLREAFKDPKTKAVVMRINSPGGSPVQAGYVYDEIRRLRAEHPDTKLYAVITDLGASGAYYIASAADEIYADKASLVGSIGVTAAGYGFVGAMEKLGVERRSYTAGEHKAFLDPFSPEKPDERAFWQGVLNTTHQQFIAMVKQGRGDRLKDKEHPELFSGLIWSGEQAKSLGLVDGLGSASYVAREVVGEKDLVDYTVQESPFDRFSKRIGASVAEHLAMWMGFQGPQLR, encoded by the coding sequence ATGGCTGACGAGTGGAAAGCGCCGGTTAACGAAACCGAAGAGGAGCGCCTCGCTCGCGAAGCGCGCGAAGCACGTAACGAAGAGGTTCGTGTCGAGCAAAAGAGCTGGAAACTCTTGGAAAAGACGCTGCTGGCAGGCGTTCAGGAGCAGCGTCGGGCGCGGCGCTGGGGGATATTCTTCAAGCTGCTGACCTTCGTCTACCTGTTCGGCATTCTTGTGCTGTTCACGCCTTTGATGGATATGGATGCAGCGGCTAGCCGAAGCGGCAATCATACAGCGCTGGTTGAGGTGCGGGGTGTGATCGCCGATCAGGAAGCTGCCAGTGCCGATAATCTGATCAAGAGCCTGCGCGAAGCGTTCAAGGATCCAAAGACCAAGGCGGTGGTCATGCGCATTAATAGCCCAGGTGGCAGCCCGGTGCAGGCAGGGTACGTGTATGACGAGATCCGTCGGCTGCGCGCCGAGCACCCGGACACCAAGCTCTATGCGGTCATCACTGATCTAGGGGCCTCCGGCGCCTATTACATCGCCAGTGCTGCGGATGAGATCTATGCCGACAAGGCGAGCCTGGTGGGCTCCATTGGCGTGACGGCGGCCGGCTATGGCTTTGTCGGCGCGATGGAGAAGTTGGGTGTCGAGCGCCGTAGTTATACCGCAGGGGAGCACAAGGCCTTCCTTGATCCGTTCTCGCCGGAAAAGCCTGATGAGCGTGCGTTCTGGCAGGGTGTGCTCAACACCACGCACCAGCAGTTCATCGCCATGGTCAAGCAGGGCCGCGGTGACCGCCTGAAGGACAAAGAGCATCCGGAACTGTTCAGTGGGCTGATCTGGTCGGGTGAGCAGGCCAAGTCGCTGGGGTTGGTGGATGGCTTGGGCAGTGCCAGTTACGTAGCGCGTGAAGTGGTCGGTGAGAAGGATCTGGTCGATTACACCGTGCAGGAGTCGCCGTTCGACCGGTTCTCCAAGCGCATCGGTGCCAGTGTGGCTGAGCACCTGGCGATGTGGATGGGGTTCCAGGGCCCGCAGTTGCGTTGA
- the fabF gene encoding beta-ketoacyl-ACP synthase II produces MSRRRVVVTGMGMLSPLGTDVPSTWQGILAGRSGIGPIEHTDLSAYSTRFGGSVKGFEVEQYLSAKEARKLDLFIQYGLAAGFQAVRNAGLEVTDANRERIGVAMGSGIGGLTNIEETSRTLHEQGPRRISPFFVPGSIINMISGFLSIHLGLQGPNYAIATACTTGTHCIGMAARNIAYGEADVMIAGGAEMAACGLGMGGFGASRALSTRNDEPARASRPWDKGRDGFVLSDGAGALVLEELEHAKARGATIYAELVGFGMSGDAYHMTSPPDSGEGAARCMANALRDAGIAPEAVSYINAHGTSTPAGDIAEVAAIKRVFGDHAYKLAVSSTKSMTGHLLGAAGAVEAIFSVLAINSQMAPPTINLDEPDEGCDLDFVPHQARSMPIDVVLSNSFGFGGTNGSLVFRRFAD; encoded by the coding sequence GTGTCGCGTAGACGCGTCGTGGTCACCGGTATGGGTATGCTGTCGCCACTGGGTACCGATGTACCGAGCACCTGGCAGGGCATTCTGGCTGGCCGCAGTGGCATTGGTCCGATCGAGCACACGGACCTGTCTGCCTACTCCACCCGTTTTGGCGGCTCGGTGAAAGGCTTCGAGGTTGAGCAATACCTGTCGGCAAAAGAAGCCCGCAAACTCGACCTGTTCATCCAGTACGGCTTGGCAGCCGGTTTTCAGGCGGTGCGCAACGCCGGCCTTGAAGTCACCGATGCCAACCGTGAGCGCATCGGCGTGGCCATGGGCTCGGGTATCGGCGGCCTGACCAACATCGAAGAAACCAGCCGTACCCTGCACGAGCAGGGCCCGCGCCGTATTTCTCCGTTCTTCGTGCCGGGCTCGATCATTAACATGATCTCTGGCTTCCTATCGATCCATCTGGGGCTGCAGGGGCCGAACTACGCCATCGCCACGGCGTGTACCACTGGCACCCACTGCATCGGCATGGCTGCGCGCAACATCGCTTACGGCGAAGCTGATGTGATGATTGCCGGTGGCGCCGAAATGGCCGCCTGTGGTCTGGGGATGGGAGGCTTCGGCGCATCCCGTGCGCTGTCGACCCGCAACGATGAACCAGCCCGTGCCAGTCGTCCCTGGGACAAGGGCCGTGACGGCTTCGTGCTGTCTGACGGTGCCGGCGCCCTGGTACTCGAGGAGCTCGAACACGCCAAGGCACGCGGTGCGACCATCTATGCCGAGTTGGTTGGTTTTGGCATGAGCGGCGACGCTTACCATATGACCTCGCCACCCGACAGCGGTGAGGGCGCAGCCCGTTGCATGGCCAATGCCTTGCGTGATGCTGGTATCGCGCCGGAGGCGGTCAGCTACATCAATGCCCACGGTACTTCGACGCCAGCCGGTGACATCGCCGAAGTAGCGGCGATCAAGCGTGTGTTCGGTGATCATGCCTACAAGCTGGCTGTCAGCTCGACCAAATCGATGACCGGGCACCTGCTTGGCGCCGCCGGTGCGGTGGAGGCGATCTTCAGCGTGCTGGCGATCAACAGCCAGATGGCGCCGCCGACCATCAATCTCGATGAGCCGGATGAAGGCTGCGACCTCGACTTCGTGCCACATCAGGCGCGCAGCATGCCAATCGATGTAGTGTTGTCCAACTCGTTCGGTTTTGGTGGCACCAACGGTTCGCTGGTATTCCGCCGGTTCGCTGACTGA
- the fabG gene encoding 3-oxoacyl-ACP reductase FabG: protein MSLQGKVALVTGASRGIGQAIALELGRQGATVIGTATSASGAERIAATLKEHGIAGTGMELNVTSAESVEAVLSAICEQFGAPAILVNNAGITRDNLMLRMKDDEWFDVIDTNLNSLYRLSKGVLRGMTKARWGRIISIGSVVGAMGNAGQANYAAAKAGLEGFSRALAREVGSRGITVNSVTPGFIDTDMTRELPEAQREALQTQIPLGRLGQAEEIAKVVSFLASDGAGYVTGATVPVNGGMYM from the coding sequence ATGAGCCTGCAAGGTAAAGTTGCACTGGTCACCGGCGCTAGCCGTGGTATTGGCCAGGCTATCGCCCTCGAGCTGGGCCGCCAGGGCGCGACCGTGATCGGTACCGCCACTTCGGCTTCCGGTGCCGAGCGCATCGCTGCCACCCTCAAAGAGCATGGGATCGCTGGCACTGGCATGGAGCTGAACGTCACCAGCGCCGAGTCCGTGGAAGCTGTGCTGAGCGCTATCTGCGAGCAGTTCGGCGCCCCCGCCATTCTGGTCAACAATGCCGGCATCACCCGTGACAACCTCATGCTGCGCATGAAGGACGACGAGTGGTTCGACGTGATCGATACCAACCTGAACAGCCTTTACCGTCTGTCCAAGGGCGTACTGCGCGGCATGACCAAGGCGCGTTGGGGTCGTATCATCAGCATCGGCTCGGTCGTCGGTGCCATGGGCAACGCCGGCCAGGCCAACTACGCGGCGGCCAAGGCCGGCCTCGAAGGCTTCAGCCGTGCGCTGGCGCGTGAAGTGGGCTCGCGGGGCATCACCGTCAATTCGGTTACCCCAGGCTTCATCGACACAGACATGACCCGCGAGCTGCCAGAAGCGCAGCGCGAAGCCCTGCAGACGCAAATTCCGCTGGGCCGCCTGGGCCAGGCTGAGGAAATCGCTAAGGTGGTTTCGTTCCTGGCATCGGACGGCGCTGGCTACGTTACCGGCGCAACCGTGCCGGTCAACGGCGGGATGTACATGTAA
- a CDS encoding HAD family hydrolase — translation MRSGPKPWSDSVRRDYQLLIFDWDGTLADSIGRIVEAMNAAAERAGEAPSAEDAVKGIIGLALGEAISTLYPHLDPRQVETFRQHYADIYMALDQQPSPLFEGVVESLDAFRAEGYRLAVATGKARRGLDRVLRVNGWEHFFDITRAADETRGKPHPLMLEEILKHCAVEPGRALMVGDSAFDLQMASNAGMHSVAVGYGAMSLEALAEFGPQVCIDHFSQLREWLAGSRQIQFQGR, via the coding sequence ATGAGGTCTGGGCCAAAACCGTGGAGCGACTCAGTGCGCCGTGATTACCAACTGCTGATTTTCGATTGGGATGGCACCCTGGCCGATTCGATCGGCCGCATCGTCGAGGCGATGAACGCCGCCGCCGAGCGAGCGGGCGAGGCGCCCAGTGCCGAAGATGCGGTCAAGGGCATCATCGGTCTGGCGCTGGGGGAGGCGATCTCGACGCTGTATCCGCACCTCGATCCTCGGCAGGTCGAAACCTTCCGTCAGCACTACGCCGACATCTATATGGCCCTGGATCAGCAGCCCTCGCCGCTGTTTGAGGGTGTGGTCGAGTCGCTGGATGCCTTCCGGGCCGAGGGTTATCGCCTGGCGGTAGCTACCGGCAAGGCCCGCCGCGGACTTGATCGGGTACTGAGGGTTAATGGCTGGGAGCACTTTTTCGATATCACGCGGGCCGCCGATGAAACCCGCGGTAAGCCCCACCCGCTGATGCTCGAGGAAATCCTCAAGCATTGCGCTGTAGAACCGGGGCGGGCACTGATGGTCGGAGATTCTGCATTCGACCTGCAAATGGCCAGCAACGCGGGCATGCATTCGGTGGCGGTGGGCTACGGTGCCATGTCGCTAGAGGCGCTGGCCGAGTTCGGGCCGCAAGTGTGCATCGATCATTTTTCCCAGCTGCGCGAGTGGCTGGCCGGTTCCAGGCAAATTCAATTCCAGGGTAGGTGA